A section of the Labrus bergylta chromosome 21, fLabBer1.1, whole genome shotgun sequence genome encodes:
- the pts gene encoding 6-pyruvoyl tetrahydrobiopterin synthase: MAERFGYISRVQSFSACHRLHSVHLSDEENRSVYGKCNNPNGHGHNYKVEVTVRAKIDPLTGMVMNLTDLKRCIEEVIMDPLDHKNLDRDVPYFSKVVSTTENVAVYIWDHMVKVLPPNVLYEIKIHETDKNIVMYRGE, translated from the exons atggcgGAGAGGTTCGGATACATCAGCCGCGTGCAGAGCTTCAGCGCGTGTCACCGGCTCCACAG CGTTCACCTGAGTGACGAGGAGAACAGGAGCGTTTATGGAAAGTGCAACAATCCCAACGGTCACGGACACAACTACAAAG TGGAGGTCACAGTGCGAGCGAAG ATCGACCCTCTCACTGGGATGGTCATGAACCTGACCGACCTGAAGAGATGTATCGAG GAAGTCATTATGGATCCTCTGGACCATAAAAACCTGGACAGAGACGTGCCGTACTTCTCTAAAGTGGTCAG CACCACAGAGAACGTGGCCGTTTACATCTGGGACCACATGGTGAAGGTCCTCCCTCCAAACGTGCTCTACGAGATCAAGATTCACGAGACGGATAAAAACATCGTCATGTATCGAGGAGAGTAA